A genomic window from Terrisporobacter glycolicus ATCC 14880 = DSM 1288 includes:
- a CDS encoding magnesium transporter CorA family protein: MIRYYKTIETKLEKLNDFEEGCWINLVEPSHEEIRYISDRFDIDIDSINAALDEEERSRIDVEDNHTLILIDIPIDESDSDSAHYSTIPLGIILTSNSIITVCTAQSKILNDFIAGHIKEFYTYKKPRFILQILHKNATYYLLYLRRINRMTIAIEREIHKSMKNKELVQLLELEKSLVYFSTSLKAIELVLNKMLRTSTIKKYSEDEDLLEDVIIENRQALEMASIYGDILSRIMDAFSAIVNNNQNNVMQLLTVVTLILSIPTMISGYFGMNVEDLPFSNDPNGFWIILFISAIICLILSILLSKNKLL; this comes from the coding sequence ATGATAAGATATTACAAAACAATTGAGACAAAACTAGAAAAACTTAACGACTTTGAAGAAGGTTGTTGGATAAATCTTGTTGAACCAAGTCATGAAGAAATAAGATATATTTCAGATAGATTTGATATAGATATTGATAGTATCAATGCGGCTCTTGATGAAGAGGAACGTTCAAGAATTGACGTTGAGGATAATCATACATTAATTTTAATAGATATTCCCATAGACGAGTCTGACTCTGACTCTGCTCACTACTCTACTATTCCTCTTGGAATAATATTAACTAGTAATTCAATAATTACTGTATGTACTGCTCAGAGTAAGATTTTAAATGACTTTATTGCTGGTCATATTAAGGAGTTTTATACTTATAAGAAGCCTCGTTTCATACTTCAAATTTTGCACAAAAATGCTACTTATTATCTATTATATCTTAGAAGAATTAATAGAATGACAATAGCAATAGAACGTGAAATACACAAGTCTATGAAAAACAAAGAACTTGTTCAATTATTAGAACTAGAAAAATCCTTAGTGTATTTTTCTACATCGTTAAAAGCAATTGAACTAGTTTTAAACAAGATGCTTCGTACCTCTACAATAAAAAAGTATTCTGAAGATGAGGATTTATTGGAAGATGTTATTATAGAAAACAGACAGGCACTTGAAATGGCATCTATTTATGGCGATATTCTTAGTAGAATCATGGATGCTTTTAGTGCTATTGTTAATAATAATCAAAATAATGTAATGCAACTATTAACCGTTGTAACTCTAATTTTATCAATACCTACAATGATTTCAGGATATTTTGGTATGAACGTAGAGGATCTCCCATTTTCAAATGATCCAAATGGATTTTGGATAATACTATTTATCTCAGCAATTATTTGTTTAATATTATCAATACTATTATCTAAAAACAAGCTACTGTAA
- a CDS encoding peptidase dimerization domain-containing protein, which translates to MRTKSNALVRTTTSLTMAKGAEATNIFPNCAFIIVNFKLLSGNTLEDLLSHIKNVIGEEFQLELLITRNSSKFSKVDDKFDLISKSIKLAYENVSEVVPFIMVGGTDSIYFDNLSDNIYKFCPFRCNSEDRKVIHGINEFMTLEDLKIGIEFFYNIINEYNKYLVENNIK; encoded by the coding sequence ATTAGAACAAAATCAAATGCATTAGTAAGAACTACAACGTCACTTACAATGGCAAAGGGAGCTGAAGCTACTAATATTTTCCCAAACTGTGCTTTTATAATAGTTAATTTTAAGTTATTGTCAGGGAATACTTTAGAAGATTTATTATCTCATATTAAAAATGTTATTGGAGAAGAATTTCAATTGGAACTACTAATTACTAGAAATTCTTCAAAGTTTTCTAAAGTTGATGATAAATTTGATTTAATAAGCAAAAGTATTAAGTTAGCTTATGAAAATGTATCTGAAGTAGTTCCATTTATTATGGTAGGTGGAACAGATTCTATATACTTTGATAATTTAAGTGATAATATATACAAATTCTGTCCTTTTAGATGTAATAGTGAAGATAGAAAGGTTATTCATGGTATCAATGAATTTATGACTTTAGAAGACTTAAAGATTGGAATCGAGTTTTTCTACAATATCATCAATGAATACAACAAATACCTAGTAGAAAACAATATAAAATAA
- a CDS encoding sensor histidine kinase has product MKFWNSLNIKYKLFTITSGLLIFLAFIVYLTLYFFMPAYYHQYKIELLKNSVNSIVEDSKFYDLEELQQRLYFLGKKQNVAMILTDDKGFIIFGKNEQHITNKYAGDIPMSNQIKEYTIRATIKLKESPDLYHLEIAMPLQPIDEANTVLRNILPFIIISAFFIALLGAYIYSKTITKPLIEIINKEREEEQKRKEFIATISHELKTPITIISGQLEGMIYNVGKYKDRETYLQKSYESTQELKVLVDEMMEISKNELQEKDLKIEIINLSEMLGQLVNRQSYLIENKNLNLIYKVEDKLFIKVDKEKIIKVLNNLINNAIKYSPNNEKIIVKAFKSKASKTVVLEIENTGVTIEQKYLSEVFNPFYRVEKSRNRKTGGSGLGLYIVSKILKSHNLYYKMESKKNSVLFTIYF; this is encoded by the coding sequence TTGAAGTTTTGGAATAGTTTAAATATAAAATATAAGTTATTTACTATTACATCAGGGCTTCTTATATTCTTAGCATTTATAGTTTATTTAACGTTATATTTTTTTATGCCAGCATATTATCACCAATATAAAATTGAACTATTAAAAAATAGTGTAAATTCCATTGTAGAAGACTCTAAGTTTTATGACTTGGAAGAGTTACAACAAAGGCTTTATTTTTTAGGAAAAAAACAAAATGTTGCAATGATATTAACAGATGATAAAGGATTTATTATTTTTGGCAAAAATGAACAACATATTACTAATAAGTATGCTGGAGATATTCCTATGTCTAATCAGATAAAGGAATATACAATAAGGGCGACTATAAAATTAAAAGAGAGCCCCGATTTATATCATCTAGAAATTGCAATGCCTCTTCAACCTATAGATGAGGCAAATACAGTACTTAGAAATATTTTGCCATTTATAATAATTTCAGCCTTTTTTATAGCTCTACTTGGAGCATATATTTACTCTAAGACAATAACAAAGCCATTAATTGAAATTATTAATAAAGAAAGAGAAGAAGAGCAAAAAAGAAAAGAGTTTATTGCAACTATTTCTCACGAATTAAAAACACCAATAACGATAATAAGTGGTCAATTAGAGGGAATGATATATAATGTAGGTAAATATAAAGATAGAGAAACCTACTTGCAAAAATCATATGAATCTACTCAAGAACTAAAAGTGCTAGTAGATGAAATGATGGAAATATCAAAAAATGAACTGCAAGAAAAAGATTTAAAGATAGAGATTATTAATTTAAGTGAGATGTTAGGACAATTAGTAAACAGGCAAAGTTATTTAATTGAAAATAAGAATTTAAATCTTATATATAAAGTGGAAGATAAATTATTTATAAAAGTTGACAAAGAAAAAATTATAAAAGTTTTAAATAATTTAATAAATAACGCTATTAAATATTCTCCTAACAATGAAAAAATAATTGTGAAAGCATTCAAATCAAAAGCAAGTAAAACGGTAGTTCTAGAAATAGAAAATACGGGAGTTACAATTGAACAAAAGTATCTAAGTGAAGTATTTAATCCTTTCTACAGGGTGGAAAAATCTAGGAATAGAAAAACAGGTGGAAGTGGATTAGGTCTTTATATAGTAAGTAAAATACTAAAAAGTCATAACCTTTATTACAAAATGGAAAGCAAGAAAAACTCTGTTTTATTTACTATTTATTTTTAG
- the typA gene encoding translational GTPase TypA, with the protein MTTKHKIINIAVIAHVDAGKSTLVDAFLSQSGVFRANEVVKDCVMDSNDLEAERGITIYSKNCSINYKDYKINIVDTPGHSDFSSEVERVIKTVDTVVLLVDASEGPMPQTRFVLQKSLELGLRPILFINKIDKSDQRAEEVVDEVFDLFVDLNATDEQCEFPIIYGIAKQGIAKREMDDDSTDLSPLFETIVEHASAYPNYDDKHLQLQISALAYDNFVGRLGIGRVYKGTVKSGEQVSVCKAGEVVTRGKISKLSVYEGLKQIDVDEAHSGDIVVIAGIPDISIGETICEVGHHLPMEMIHIEEPTLSMNFLVNDSPFAGKSGKFVTTRHLKDRLDKELEVNVGLKVEPMDTTDGYRVSGRGELHLSILLENMRREGYEIGVSKPEVLMHRDENGKLVEPIEKVIINCPEVYSGTVINKMNLRKGMMEAMSIEGDFVKIEFSAPTRGLLGYRSEFINDTRGEGNMVRSFARYEDYKGEIPSRANGVLISQTNGSTMAYGLAALSERATMFVDPGVDVYEGMIIGMNSRKDDMIVNPTKNKKLTNVRASGSDDAIKLNAARTFTLEEALEFIDDDELVEVTPDSIRLRKKYLNEHERLQYNKRRRSSGQ; encoded by the coding sequence ATGACAACAAAACATAAAATTATCAATATAGCTGTTATTGCCCACGTTGATGCTGGAAAATCAACTTTAGTTGATGCTTTCTTATCTCAAAGTGGTGTGTTTAGAGCCAACGAAGTAGTTAAAGACTGTGTAATGGATAGTAACGACCTTGAAGCAGAGAGAGGTATAACAATATATTCTAAAAACTGTTCTATAAACTATAAAGATTATAAAATAAATATAGTAGATACGCCAGGACATAGTGACTTCTCTTCTGAAGTTGAACGTGTTATTAAAACTGTTGATACTGTTGTATTACTAGTTGATGCATCTGAAGGACCAATGCCTCAAACTAGATTCGTGTTACAAAAATCTTTAGAATTAGGTTTAAGACCAATACTATTTATAAACAAGATAGATAAGTCAGATCAAAGAGCTGAAGAAGTTGTTGATGAAGTATTCGATTTATTCGTAGACTTAAATGCAACTGATGAACAATGTGAATTCCCTATCATATATGGTATAGCTAAACAAGGTATAGCTAAGAGAGAAATGGATGATGATTCTACAGATTTATCTCCTTTATTCGAAACTATAGTTGAACATGCTTCAGCTTACCCAAATTATGATGATAAACACCTTCAATTACAAATATCTGCACTTGCATATGATAACTTTGTAGGAAGACTTGGAATCGGTAGAGTTTACAAAGGAACTGTAAAAAGCGGAGAACAAGTTTCTGTTTGTAAAGCAGGAGAAGTTGTAACTAGAGGAAAAATATCTAAACTTTCTGTTTATGAAGGACTAAAGCAAATTGACGTTGATGAAGCTCACTCAGGAGACATCGTAGTAATAGCAGGTATACCTGATATATCTATAGGTGAAACAATTTGTGAAGTTGGACATCACTTACCAATGGAAATGATACATATAGAAGAACCTACTCTTTCTATGAACTTCTTGGTTAATGATTCTCCATTTGCTGGTAAGAGCGGTAAATTTGTTACTACAAGACACTTAAAAGACAGATTAGACAAAGAATTAGAAGTTAATGTTGGTTTAAAAGTTGAACCTATGGATACAACTGACGGATATAGAGTATCTGGTAGAGGTGAACTTCACTTATCTATACTACTTGAAAACATGAGACGTGAAGGTTATGAAATAGGTGTTTCTAAACCAGAAGTTTTAATGCACAGAGATGAAAACGGAAAATTAGTAGAACCAATTGAAAAAGTTATAATAAACTGTCCAGAAGTTTACTCTGGTACTGTAATAAACAAAATGAACTTAAGAAAAGGTATGATGGAAGCTATGTCTATAGAAGGAGATTTCGTTAAAATAGAATTCTCTGCTCCAACTCGTGGACTTTTAGGATATAGATCTGAATTTATAAATGATACTCGTGGTGAAGGTAATATGGTTCGTTCATTTGCTAGATACGAGGATTACAAAGGCGAAATACCATCAAGAGCTAATGGTGTGTTAATATCTCAAACTAACGGTTCTACTATGGCTTACGGATTAGCTGCTTTAAGTGAAAGAGCTACTATGTTCGTAGATCCAGGTGTAGATGTATACGAAGGTATGATAATAGGTATGAACTCTAGAAAAGATGATATGATAGTTAACCCAACTAAAAATAAAAAGTTAACTAACGTTCGTGCTTCTGGTTCAGATGATGCCATAAAGTTAAATGCTGCAAGAACATTTACTCTTGAAGAAGCATTAGAGTTTATAGATGATGATGAATTAGTTGAAGTAACTCCAGATTCTATAAGACTTAGAAAGAAATATTTAAATGAGCATGAAAGACTTCAATACAATAAAAGAAGAAGATCTTCAGGACAATAA
- a CDS encoding response regulator transcription factor: MNTSILVMEDDVNIQELIVEFLKAEGYDVDFASDGIEGIQLFKKKEYDLVLLDIMMPNLDGYSVCKMIRKSSNVPIIFLTAMNEESNQLKGFELECDDYITKPFSFNVLIQRVKAVLRRGKSNLSNDFLTFEKIKLDLNTYSVQLDDNNIELTLKEFNILKTLIEKYPQVITRESLLDSIWGYDYYGDTRIVDAHIKNLRKKISLPYIKTVKGIGYTLEKDIEVLE; the protein is encoded by the coding sequence ATGAATACATCTATTTTGGTTATGGAAGATGATGTGAATATACAAGAATTAATAGTAGAGTTTTTAAAAGCAGAGGGCTATGATGTTGACTTTGCCAGTGATGGTATAGAAGGAATACAATTATTTAAAAAAAAGGAATATGATTTAGTATTATTAGATATAATGATGCCAAATTTAGATGGTTATTCTGTATGCAAAATGATTAGAAAAAGTTCTAATGTGCCAATAATATTTTTAACTGCAATGAATGAAGAAAGCAATCAACTTAAGGGATTTGAATTAGAATGCGATGATTATATAACAAAGCCATTTTCATTTAATGTTTTAATTCAGAGAGTAAAAGCAGTGTTAAGGCGTGGTAAAAGTAATTTAAGCAATGATTTTTTAACTTTTGAAAAAATAAAGTTGGATTTGAATACTTACTCAGTACAGTTAGATGATAATAATATAGAATTAACTTTAAAAGAATTTAATATTTTAAAAACATTAATAGAAAAATATCCTCAAGTGATAACAAGAGAAAGTTTATTAGATAGTATTTGGGGATACGATTATTATGGTGATACAAGAATAGTTGATGCTCATATAAAAAATCTTAGAAAAAAAATAAGCCTTCCATATATTAAAACTGTAAAAGGAATAGGTTATACTCTTGAAAAAGATATTGAAGTTTTGGAATAG
- a CDS encoding tetratricopeptide repeat protein: MMSSKFSFGKIKDLPKESGLTHKKAVILEKMGKVDEAIESYKVSAEEGNVKSQYSLGKIFLNKKQYHEAERWFSMAFKNGHENAAYDLGNMYYDLEGYEYALYWYEKVAMEGNVKAQNNLGVVHYKLGDYSRSEKWLKIAVDDNLGSACFNLGILYLHLEKEEEAIEYFKKGSVLLSDDCKYNLAVLHRKNDNEKNAISMYKQLYRSAHAKGCYNMGLIMEINKDESESERYYLKSCKSEFAKSQYRLGYLYDRQDKRDDAIEYYEKGIEHDNPLCKFRLANLCNRENEIERAKMYYDLASNDMVEAKNNLAGLYFEEKNYDKAIKNYDEAIVDGCKIAIENIGDLYDQIGDIEKAISYYQRNSTLISCQIKLGDIFRRIDNIDEAIVWYQKAFENNDIYSAYSLGLIYEELEDYEEAKKYFIFAVENNHLNSRIHLGRIYYNEGNYEEAKNMFDISANENNIYSQNMLGLIYENYYNDYTNAKYWYEKSKEQECVESIYNLGQLSLKLGEIDESEKYFMEGLRKEDKNCEYMLAYLYYEKSKSIFKELSEGDYGNSEKIYNELLELDVDKNKRLIAAFQEVLDEDEEEYIPQYILEVNENLENEFEDIEYEMKIEY, translated from the coding sequence ATGATGAGTTCAAAATTTTCTTTTGGAAAAATTAAAGATTTGCCTAAAGAATCTGGCTTGACACATAAAAAGGCTGTTATCTTAGAAAAGATGGGAAAAGTAGATGAAGCAATTGAATCATACAAAGTCTCAGCAGAAGAAGGAAATGTCAAATCACAATATTCATTAGGGAAGATATTTTTAAACAAAAAGCAATACCATGAAGCAGAAAGATGGTTTTCTATGGCATTTAAAAATGGCCATGAGAATGCTGCTTATGATTTAGGTAATATGTATTATGACCTAGAAGGATATGAGTATGCATTATATTGGTATGAAAAAGTTGCAATGGAAGGAAATGTAAAGGCACAAAATAACCTTGGGGTAGTTCATTATAAACTAGGTGATTATTCAAGAAGTGAAAAATGGTTAAAAATAGCGGTAGATGATAATTTAGGTAGTGCATGCTTCAATTTAGGTATTTTGTATCTTCATTTAGAGAAAGAAGAAGAAGCTATAGAATACTTTAAGAAAGGATCCGTGTTACTTTCCGATGATTGTAAATATAATTTAGCTGTTTTACATAGAAAAAACGATAATGAAAAGAATGCTATCTCTATGTATAAGCAATTATATCGTTCAGCTCATGCAAAGGGATGTTATAATATGGGATTAATAATGGAAATAAATAAGGATGAAAGTGAATCCGAAAGGTACTATTTGAAAAGCTGTAAAAGTGAATTTGCTAAATCGCAGTATAGACTAGGGTACCTATATGATAGACAAGATAAAAGAGATGATGCAATTGAGTATTACGAAAAAGGTATCGAGCATGACAATCCTTTGTGTAAATTTAGATTAGCTAATTTATGCAATAGAGAAAATGAAATCGAAAGAGCTAAGATGTATTATGACTTGGCATCTAATGATATGGTAGAAGCTAAAAATAACTTGGCTGGACTATATTTTGAGGAGAAAAACTACGATAAAGCTATAAAAAACTATGATGAAGCAATAGTAGATGGATGCAAAATAGCAATAGAGAATATTGGTGATTTGTATGATCAAATTGGAGATATAGAAAAAGCTATTTCCTATTATCAACGAAATTCTACTCTTATATCTTGTCAAATAAAACTGGGGGATATTTTTAGAAGAATTGATAATATTGATGAGGCTATAGTTTGGTATCAAAAAGCATTTGAAAACAATGATATTTATTCTGCTTATTCTTTAGGATTAATATATGAGGAGTTAGAAGATTATGAAGAAGCTAAAAAATATTTCATTTTTGCCGTTGAAAATAATCATTTAAATAGCCGTATTCATTTAGGAAGAATATATTATAATGAAGGAAATTATGAAGAAGCAAAGAATATGTTTGACATAAGTGCAAATGAAAATAATATATACTCTCAAAATATGCTAGGTTTAATCTATGAAAATTATTACAATGATTATACGAATGCAAAATATTGGTATGAAAAGTCTAAAGAACAAGAATGTGTTGAATCAATTTACAATTTAGGTCAGCTTTCTCTTAAGTTAGGAGAAATAGATGAAAGTGAAAAATACTTTATGGAAGGTTTAAGAAAAGAAGACAAAAATTGTGAATATATGCTAGCATATTTATATTATGAAAAAAGTAAAAGTATATTTAAAGAATTAAGTGAAGGCGATTATGGAAATAGTGAAAAAATTTATAATGAACTTTTAGAGCTAGATGTAGATAAAAATAAAAGACTGATTGCAGCCTTCCAAGAGGTATTGGATGAAGATGAAGAAGAATATATACCTCAGTATATTTTAGAAGTAAATGAAAACCTAGAAAATGAATTTGAAGATATTGAGTATGAAATGAAAATAGAATATTAA
- the thrB gene encoding homoserine kinase — protein MLEVIVPATSANIGPGYDCLGVALNLYNKFYFEEIDEGIIIEEKEKEYINEDNMVYKSMQYFFKKIKPSIIPKGIKIKIADEIPICRGLGSSATCIIAGLVGANYLSKSNLNKEEILKLATEIEGHPDNVAPALYGNMIVSFVEKGKIYYDTIKVPKQLRFCALIPNFKLSTEKARSVLPKIIDHNDGVFNVSRATLLVTAFMNNNLELLKVACKDKFHQEYRSPLINDYDKIVSHSNKLNCLGTFLSGAGPTIMSLTSDDDKNFLPEMKSYLETLENKWQIKDLHCDFEGTVINIIE, from the coding sequence ATGTTAGAAGTAATAGTTCCAGCTACTAGTGCAAATATTGGTCCAGGATACGATTGCCTCGGAGTAGCTTTAAATTTATATAATAAATTTTATTTTGAAGAAATAGACGAAGGTATTATAATCGAGGAAAAAGAGAAAGAATATATTAATGAAGATAATATGGTATACAAATCAATGCAATATTTTTTTAAAAAAATTAAACCTAGTATTATCCCAAAAGGTATTAAAATAAAAATTGCAGACGAAATACCTATATGTAGAGGTCTAGGAAGTAGCGCAACATGTATTATAGCAGGACTTGTGGGGGCCAATTATCTTAGCAAATCAAATTTAAATAAAGAGGAAATATTAAAATTAGCAACAGAAATTGAAGGTCACCCTGATAACGTTGCTCCTGCTCTATATGGAAATATGATCGTATCATTTGTGGAAAAAGGAAAAATATACTACGATACTATCAAAGTCCCTAAACAATTAAGGTTTTGCGCTCTTATTCCCAATTTTAAGCTTTCAACAGAAAAAGCAAGATCTGTACTGCCAAAAATAATAGATCATAATGATGGTGTTTTTAATGTTTCAAGAGCAACTCTTTTAGTTACAGCTTTTATGAATAATAATCTAGAGTTACTAAAAGTAGCATGTAAAGATAAATTTCATCAAGAATATAGAAGTCCTTTGATAAATGACTATGATAAAATTGTTAGTCATTCAAATAAATTAAATTGCTTAGGCACATTTTTAAGCGGTGCAGGCCCAACTATAATGTCCCTAACTTCTGATGATGATAAAAATTTTTTACCTGAGATGAAATCCTATTTAGAAACTTTAGAAAACAAATGGCAAATTAAAGATTTACATTGTGATTTTGAAGGTACAGTTATAAATATAATAGAATAG
- the thrC gene encoding threonine synthase → MHFISTRGCSEKIKGSKAIVNGLCSDGGLYVPTEFPNLAGKFNKFIGLTYKELCLEILKLFLDDFTEEELKSCINNAYNDKFDTKLIAPTKKINNHYFLELYHGPTCAFKDMALTLMPHLLEKSLKKNNIKEDLVILTATSGDTGKAALEGFKDLDKIKIIVFFPEDGVSNIQKLQMRTQEGNNTYVVSINGNFDDAQSGVKNIFSDEEFSKLLLKNNYILSSANSINIGRLLPQVVYYFYSYLNLVRDKQIKLGDQINFVVPTGNFGNILAAYYAKLMGLPVNKLICASNENNVLYDFFETGKYDKNRILHLTTSPSMDILISSNLERLLFEITNRDCSRVNSLIYNLNNKGFYEIDKNMKLNLNTFHGEYATQSEVKENINKVFKENNYLIDTHTCVAYTAYEKYRKNNFEDIATVIVSTANPYKFSKDVLSSLDKNIENLDEFNILDSLSLETNTNIPLPIKNLKNAKILHNRNCEKYELKKEIKNILKV, encoded by the coding sequence ATGCACTTTATAAGTACAAGAGGATGTAGTGAAAAAATAAAGGGATCAAAAGCTATAGTAAACGGACTTTGCTCAGATGGTGGATTATATGTGCCAACAGAGTTTCCCAACTTAGCAGGTAAATTTAATAAATTTATTGGGCTTACCTATAAAGAACTATGCTTAGAAATTTTAAAACTATTTTTAGATGACTTTACCGAAGAAGAATTAAAGTCATGTATTAATAATGCTTATAATGATAAATTTGACACAAAACTAATTGCACCTACTAAAAAAATTAATAATCATTATTTTTTAGAATTATATCACGGACCTACATGTGCATTTAAAGATATGGCTTTGACACTAATGCCACATCTTCTAGAAAAATCACTTAAAAAAAATAACATTAAAGAAGACTTAGTTATTTTAACTGCAACATCAGGTGATACAGGTAAGGCTGCTTTGGAAGGTTTCAAAGACTTGGATAAAATTAAAATAATTGTTTTTTTCCCAGAGGATGGTGTAAGTAATATACAAAAACTTCAAATGAGAACTCAAGAAGGAAATAATACTTATGTAGTTTCAATAAATGGCAATTTTGATGATGCCCAATCTGGAGTAAAAAATATTTTTAGTGATGAAGAATTCAGTAAATTATTATTAAAAAATAATTATATACTATCTTCTGCAAACTCTATAAATATTGGTCGATTATTACCTCAAGTTGTTTATTATTTTTATTCTTACTTAAATTTGGTAAGAGATAAACAGATTAAGTTAGGTGATCAAATAAATTTCGTAGTACCTACAGGTAATTTTGGCAATATTTTAGCAGCTTATTACGCTAAGCTTATGGGATTGCCCGTCAATAAATTAATTTGTGCTTCCAATGAAAATAATGTACTTTATGACTTTTTTGAAACTGGCAAATATGACAAGAATAGAATTCTTCATCTAACAACATCTCCTTCTATGGATATATTAATATCTAGCAATTTAGAACGACTTTTATTTGAAATTACTAACCGAGATTGTAGTAGGGTTAATTCTCTAATATACAACTTAAATAATAAAGGTTTTTATGAAATAGATAAAAATATGAAACTAAACTTAAATACATTCCATGGAGAATATGCAACGCAATCTGAAGTCAAAGAAAATATTAATAAAGTCTTCAAGGAAAATAATTATTTAATAGATACACACACATGTGTGGCTTATACTGCCTATGAAAAATACAGAAAAAACAATTTTGAGGATATAGCTACTGTAATAGTTTCTACTGCAAACCCTTATAAATTCAGCAAAGACGTATTATCTTCTTTAGATAAAAATATTGAAAATCTAGATGAGTTTAATATTTTAGATAGTCTTAGTTTAGAAACTAATACAAATATTCCATTACCGATAAAAAATTTAAAAAACGCTAAAATTTTACACAATAGAAATTGCGAGAAGTATGAATTAAAGAAAGAAATCAAAAATATTTTAAAGGTGTAG
- a CDS encoding M20/M25/M40 family metallo-hydrolase, with the protein MAHMDVVPVAKEIFNKWKHEPFGGIIENNIVWGRGAKDMKSQLISIFEGTEYMLNENEEVDFDIYFSLGFDEEVGGRNGAKYVADYLKEKNIRFAMIIDEGGMISDGILGLKEEIALVGTCEKGYADIKISYSSQGEHSSMPPGSTALGKIC; encoded by the coding sequence ATGGCTCACATGGATGTAGTTCCTGTAGCTAAAGAGATATTTAATAAATGGAAACATGAACCTTTTGGTGGAATAATAGAAAACAATATAGTTTGGGGTCGTGGAGCTAAAGATATGAAAAGTCAGTTAATTTCCATATTTGAAGGGACAGAATATATGTTAAATGAAAATGAGGAAGTTGATTTTGATATATATTTTTCACTAGGATTTGATGAAGAAGTAGGGGGAAGAAATGGTGCAAAATATGTTGCAGATTATTTGAAAGAAAAAAACATAAGATTTGCTATGATAATTGATGAAGGTGGAATGATATCAGATGGTATATTAGGACTGAAAGAAGAAATCGCTTTAGTAGGTACTTGTGAAAAGGGATATGCAGATATAAAAATTTCTTATAGTTCACAAGGCGAACATTCTTCTATGCCACCAGGTAGCACTGCACTTGGAAAAATATGTTAA
- a CDS encoding 2'-5' RNA ligase family protein, translating to MRYVIVSVVKGDGGDFNNNLRKEVYEIFKAKSSKLPAHFTIKSPFEEENIKEVEEVLKTFVKDNYKSSYTLNGYDHFDDRVIFMKVNMSDEGKKLHDKLIDKLSEINYISFTEKDGKNKIFHVTVSSKKIKKIYTDLWNYVNEFPFKFHCEFDNICIYKWEDNTWKLHKEYLFKI from the coding sequence TTGAGATATGTAATTGTTAGTGTTGTAAAAGGAGATGGTGGAGATTTTAATAATAACCTAAGAAAAGAAGTGTATGAAATATTTAAAGCAAAATCTTCAAAATTACCAGCACATTTTACTATTAAGTCTCCTTTTGAAGAAGAAAACATTAAAGAGGTTGAAGAAGTCTTGAAAACTTTTGTGAAAGATAATTATAAATCTAGTTACACTTTAAATGGATATGATCACTTTGATGACAGAGTAATTTTTATGAAAGTCAATATGAGTGATGAGGGTAAAAAACTACATGATAAATTAATTGATAAACTAAGTGAAATTAATTATATTAGCTTCACTGAAAAAGACGGAAAAAATAAAATTTTTCATGTAACTGTAAGTTCTAAAAAAATCAAAAAAATATATACGGATTTATGGAATTATGTAAATGAATTTCCTTTTAAATTCCACTGTGAATTTGATAATATTTGCATATATAAATGGGAAGATAACACTTGGAAGCTACATAAAGAATACCTTTTTAAAATATAA